In a genomic window of uncultured Flavobacterium sp.:
- a CDS encoding DUF4494 domain-containing protein: MSATWYECKVKYRKTDETGGQKVLTEPYLVDALSYTEAEKRINEEMAAYISEEFKITNIKVANYAEIHPFENADRWFKSKVTLMAYDEESGKERKSNMYLLVQANDVREAYDNTLHVMQTTMGEYSIPAVSESPIMDVFPYFSGEEGETEQLERFNALKASKPAQPAQPAVETIDHMEFETALEE; encoded by the coding sequence ATGAGCGCAACTTGGTACGAATGCAAAGTAAAATATAGAAAGACGGACGAAACCGGAGGACAAAAAGTTCTAACAGAACCTTATTTGGTAGATGCATTATCTTATACCGAAGCCGAAAAAAGAATTAATGAAGAGATGGCAGCTTATATCAGTGAAGAATTTAAAATCACGAATATAAAAGTGGCTAATTATGCCGAAATTCATCCTTTTGAAAATGCAGATCGTTGGTTTAAATCAAAAGTAACTTTGATGGCTTACGACGAAGAAAGCGGTAAAGAAAGAAAATCGAATATGTATCTTTTGGTTCAGGCAAATGATGTGAGAGAAGCTTATGACAATACGCTTCACGTGATGCAAACTACGATGGGAGAATATTCAATTCCTGCTGTTTCTGAATCTCCAATTATGGATGTTTTCCCTTATTTCAGCGGTGAAGAAGGAGAAACAGAACAATTAGAAAGATTCAATGCATTGAAAGCTTCAAAACCTGCACAACCTGCACAACCTGCAGTAGAAACGATCGATCACATGGAATTTGAAACTGCTTTAGAAGAGTAA
- a CDS encoding glycoside hydrolase family 97 protein: MKNIFLICLFVISNAFLNAQELKSPDGNLVLRFKLNEAGTPIYTLSFKNKEVIKESKLGFILKSDIIFNKDFQITDTKFQSENSTWKPVLGEQKEIRNQYNELKADLVQNKSKRKISIYFRLFNDGLGFRYEFPVQDNLRHFIIQEETTEFNLTGDHKLFWIPGDYDTNEYSYTTSKISEMQSLVYNATHVSLAAQTTIKNLATQTPLMMKTNEGLYINIHEAALKNYPAMCLNVDDKTFSLSSHLVPDAVGNKGYIQTGSFTPWRTIVVSDDARNILASKMILNLNEPCNFEDTSWIKPVKYIGVWWEYFTGGGSTWAYSDNQDVVIDQTDFSKLKPNNTHGANTKHVKEYIDFAATNGFNAVLVEGWNEGWEDNTAFKKERIYSFTKAYPDFDVKDLSDYAAKKNVKIIMHHETTSSTAEYERQLNDALNFMVDNNYNAVKTGYVGPIIPRGEHHDGQQMVNHYTYVAKEAAKHKIMVDSHEAVRPTGLHRTYPNWFAQESARGTEFESMEGIHPDHTTILPFTRLMGGPMDYTPGIFQGDLSVYGSKKNKLSTTLVKQLALYVTMYSPLQMAADLPENYMRFNDAFQFIKDVALDWDETYILEAEPGDYITIARKTKGKEEWFVGGITDENARIATIDFSFLPKGKSYIATIYEDGKTADYKTNPKSYTIRKISVNSKTKLKQKLASSGGVAISVK; this comes from the coding sequence ATGAAAAATATATTCCTTATCTGTCTTTTTGTTATTTCTAATGCTTTCCTAAATGCTCAGGAATTAAAATCTCCGGATGGAAATCTGGTTTTGAGATTCAAATTAAATGAAGCCGGAACGCCAATTTATACTTTAAGTTTTAAGAATAAAGAAGTAATCAAAGAAAGTAAATTAGGTTTTATTCTGAAATCGGATATTATATTCAATAAAGATTTCCAGATTACAGATACAAAATTTCAATCCGAAAATAGTACTTGGAAACCGGTTTTAGGAGAACAAAAAGAAATTAGAAATCAATATAATGAATTGAAAGCTGATCTTGTTCAGAATAAAAGCAAGCGAAAGATTTCGATTTATTTCCGCTTGTTTAATGATGGTTTAGGTTTTAGATATGAATTTCCCGTGCAGGATAATTTGCGCCATTTTATAATTCAGGAAGAAACAACGGAGTTTAATTTAACGGGAGATCATAAACTTTTCTGGATTCCGGGAGATTATGATACTAACGAATATAGTTATACAACGTCTAAAATATCTGAGATGCAATCTCTGGTTTATAATGCAACTCATGTTTCGCTTGCAGCACAAACTACGATTAAAAATCTGGCGACACAAACGCCTTTGATGATGAAGACAAACGAAGGACTTTATATTAATATTCATGAAGCGGCTTTGAAAAATTATCCGGCAATGTGTTTGAATGTTGATGATAAAACTTTTTCGCTGAGTTCACATCTTGTTCCTGACGCTGTTGGGAATAAAGGATATATTCAAACGGGAAGTTTTACGCCTTGGCGAACGATTGTTGTGAGCGATGATGCAAGAAATATTCTGGCTTCAAAAATGATTTTGAACCTAAATGAACCTTGCAATTTTGAAGATACTTCATGGATAAAACCCGTTAAATATATTGGTGTTTGGTGGGAATATTTTACTGGCGGAGGTTCGACTTGGGCATATTCAGATAATCAGGATGTTGTTATTGATCAGACAGATTTCTCTAAATTAAAACCCAATAATACGCACGGAGCAAATACAAAACATGTAAAAGAATATATAGATTTTGCAGCTACAAATGGTTTTAATGCCGTTTTGGTAGAAGGATGGAATGAAGGTTGGGAGGATAATACGGCTTTTAAGAAAGAACGAATTTATAGTTTTACCAAAGCATATCCGGATTTTGATGTAAAAGATTTAAGTGATTATGCTGCAAAAAAGAACGTAAAAATTATCATGCATCATGAAACGACATCTTCAACTGCGGAATATGAGCGACAATTAAATGATGCTTTAAATTTTATGGTTGATAACAATTATAATGCTGTAAAAACGGGTTATGTTGGGCCAATTATTCCAAGAGGAGAACATCATGACGGACAACAAATGGTGAATCATTATACGTATGTAGCCAAAGAAGCGGCGAAGCATAAAATCATGGTAGATTCGCATGAAGCCGTTCGTCCTACGGGTTTACATCGCACATATCCAAACTGGTTTGCGCAAGAATCGGCGCGAGGAACTGAGTTTGAATCGATGGAAGGAATTCATCCAGATCACACTACAATTTTGCCTTTTACAAGATTAATGGGCGGTCCGATGGATTATACGCCGGGAATTTTTCAGGGAGATTTATCGGTTTACGGATCTAAGAAAAATAAGCTGAGTACAACGCTTGTCAAACAATTGGCGCTTTATGTTACGATGTATAGTCCGTTGCAAATGGCTGCTGATTTACCGGAAAATTATATGCGTTTTAATGATGCATTTCAGTTTATAAAAGATGTTGCGCTCGATTGGGACGAAACCTATATTCTTGAAGCTGAACCTGGAGATTATATCACAATCGCCAGAAAAACAAAAGGAAAAGAAGAATGGTTTGTGGGTGGAATAACGGATGAAAATGCACGTATTGCGACAATTGATTTTAGTTTTCTTCCAAAAGGGAAATCTTATATTGCAACGATTTACGAAGACGGAAAAACAGCCGATTATAAAACTAATCCGAAATCTTATACTATTCGAAAAATAAGCGTAAATAGTAAAACTAAGTTGAAACAAAAACTTGCGTCAAGCGGAGGAGTTGCTATTTCTGTAAAGTAA
- a CDS encoding LacI family DNA-binding transcriptional regulator, translating into MKKITIKDIATEAQVSISTVSFVINDKGEKMGISPAVIKKVQEVAEKLNYRPSMIATSLRTGKTRSIGLIVEDISNQFFADLARVIEDEAKSIDYRVFYCSTGGDNERSEELINSLLQANVDGFIITPTQNLEEKIDLLLKLKKPVVLVDRYFPGQRVSHVVMDNYEASNTATKFLINKGSKKIAVVNNTSEMVQMKLREDGYRDALKEEGIYDESLVLHLDYKSSEENKVADILSFFEKNKNIDAVLFLTNYMGLAGLQAFRKMGISIPDDISVISFDDHDSFKLHTPTITVIAQPIEDIAVKSIQLLMSQMTDMEKFEVEKSLKKGKLIIRESV; encoded by the coding sequence ATGAAAAAGATTACTATTAAGGATATTGCCACAGAGGCGCAAGTGTCTATATCTACTGTATCTTTTGTCATTAATGATAAAGGCGAGAAAATGGGAATCAGTCCTGCAGTAATAAAAAAGGTGCAGGAAGTTGCTGAAAAGCTTAATTACAGACCCAGCATGATTGCAACTAGTCTTAGGACGGGAAAGACAAGATCGATTGGACTTATTGTTGAAGATATTTCGAATCAATTCTTTGCAGATCTTGCCAGAGTTATTGAAGATGAGGCTAAAAGCATTGATTACCGAGTTTTTTATTGTAGTACTGGTGGAGATAATGAACGCTCTGAAGAGTTGATAAACAGTCTTTTGCAAGCGAATGTGGATGGTTTTATTATTACGCCAACGCAAAATTTGGAAGAGAAAATAGATCTTCTTTTAAAATTGAAAAAACCAGTTGTATTAGTCGATAGGTATTTTCCCGGACAAAGAGTGAGCCATGTTGTGATGGATAATTACGAAGCTTCAAATACAGCTACAAAATTTTTGATCAATAAAGGTTCTAAAAAAATTGCCGTTGTAAATAATACTTCTGAAATGGTTCAGATGAAATTACGAGAAGATGGTTATCGCGATGCTTTAAAAGAAGAAGGAATTTATGATGAATCACTTGTTCTTCACTTAGATTATAAGAGTTCTGAAGAAAATAAGGTTGCTGATATTTTAAGCTTTTTCGAAAAAAACAAGAATATTGATGCTGTGTTATTCTTAACGAATTACATGGGACTTGCAGGTCTTCAGGCTTTTAGAAAGATGGGAATTAGCATTCCTGACGATATCTCGGTAATTAGTTTTGATGATCATGATAGTTTTAAATTGCATACGCCAACGATTACAGTAATTGCACAGCCAATTGAGGATATTGCTGTTAAATCAATACAGTTGTTAATGAGTCAGATGACTGACATGGAGAAATTTGAAGTTGAAAAAAGCCTTAAAAAAGGTAAATTAATAATCCGCGAATCAGTTTGA
- a CDS encoding SusD/RagB family nutrient-binding outer membrane lipoprotein yields MKNKFIKIFCIAIVGAMTLTSCDKGFEEMNTNPNALTDPAIKSMFTLAEIYVDGQDYSNTRGNNAYAAQIVQHFSSLGGPGSKYTYSSEYSGSLFGETYGKGLNQVFQLLSVVKDTPENTNMIQACRIMKVFMFQKLTDTYGEIPYFEAVKGYNGNVFAPKYDSQEAIYNDLLKELDEAGTALDANKAFVGNADLYYQSDVAKWKKLANSLMLRVAMRLSKVNPAKAQQYVEKAVAKGVFTSNAESLVLKHDAGPQGVRTNPITSSWVRNDLNGGDSNTKYSKTFIDMLKNTNDPRLRIYAKLEASGNNNPASQQGLANDAKEFPGGDKKLFSDPNTSTVLRLDAPTLIMSYAEVKFLLAEAAVKGWNVGDTAQNLYQDGVRAAMEVLVIFGDKVPAVSLAEYNTYIAANPFKATGTEAQKIEQIITQKWIVLLFNGFEAFSEYRRTGYPVLVPVNDPAGETKGTVPRRLIYDQSELITNEANYKAAIARQGLDLMTTRIWWDKQ; encoded by the coding sequence ATGAAAAATAAATTTATAAAAATATTCTGTATCGCAATTGTTGGTGCAATGACATTAACATCATGCGATAAAGGATTCGAGGAAATGAATACGAATCCAAATGCATTGACAGATCCAGCGATAAAATCAATGTTTACGCTTGCTGAAATCTATGTAGACGGACAAGATTATTCTAATACAAGAGGAAACAACGCTTATGCGGCGCAAATCGTTCAGCACTTTTCTTCACTTGGCGGACCAGGTTCAAAATATACCTATTCTTCTGAGTATTCAGGATCTCTTTTTGGAGAAACTTATGGTAAAGGATTAAATCAGGTTTTTCAATTACTTTCTGTAGTAAAAGATACTCCTGAGAATACAAATATGATTCAGGCTTGTAGAATCATGAAAGTATTTATGTTTCAAAAATTGACAGATACTTACGGTGAAATTCCTTATTTCGAAGCCGTAAAAGGATACAACGGAAATGTTTTTGCCCCAAAATATGACTCCCAGGAAGCTATTTATAATGACCTTTTAAAAGAATTGGACGAAGCCGGAACTGCATTAGATGCTAATAAAGCATTTGTTGGTAATGCCGATTTGTACTACCAAAGTGATGTTGCCAAATGGAAAAAACTGGCAAACTCATTAATGTTGAGAGTTGCAATGCGTTTGTCTAAAGTAAATCCTGCAAAAGCGCAGCAATATGTTGAGAAAGCTGTAGCTAAAGGCGTATTTACATCAAATGCAGAAAGTCTTGTTTTAAAACATGATGCAGGACCACAAGGAGTTAGAACAAACCCAATTACTTCATCTTGGGTTAGAAATGACCTTAACGGAGGAGATTCTAACACAAAATACAGTAAAACGTTCATCGATATGTTGAAAAACACTAACGATCCGCGTTTAAGAATTTATGCAAAATTAGAAGCTTCAGGAAATAACAATCCAGCGAGCCAACAAGGACTTGCAAATGATGCAAAAGAATTTCCGGGTGGAGACAAAAAGTTATTCTCAGATCCTAATACTTCGACAGTATTGCGTTTAGATGCACCAACTTTGATTATGTCATATGCTGAGGTTAAATTTTTATTGGCAGAAGCAGCAGTAAAAGGATGGAATGTTGGAGATACAGCACAAAATCTTTACCAAGACGGAGTTAGAGCTGCAATGGAAGTTCTTGTAATTTTTGGAGACAAAGTACCTGCAGTTTCACTAGCAGAATACAATACTTACATCGCTGCAAATCCTTTTAAAGCTACTGGAACAGAAGCTCAAAAGATTGAACAAATTATAACTCAAAAATGGATTGTATTGTTATTCAATGGTTTTGAAGCATTTTCAGAATACAGAAGAACAGGATATCCGGTTTTAGTTCCGGTAAATGATCCTGCGGGAGAAACAAAAGGAACTGTGCCAAGAAGATTAATTTATGATCAGTCAGAATTGATAACAAATGAGGCTAATTATAAAGCTGCAATAGCTCGCCAAGGGTTGGATTTAATGACAACCAGAATCTGGTGGGACAAACAATAG
- a CDS encoding SusC/RagA family TonB-linked outer membrane protein, giving the protein MKRILAVLGMVLLSSLGAVAQNRLITGIVTDAENKGIVAASIEVQGKPFSAVTDAEGRFKMNVPEGKVTLNVSSIGFASKQVVLQEKENRVAVVLGENLQELKDVVVTSFGVKKQKKALGYAVGEIKGDDLTKNKEINLGNALQGKIAGVNVSAPVTGPSGSSRVVIRGATSASGLNQPLYVVDGIPIDNSQQGNAGMYGGADKGDGMSSFNPDDIASMSVLKGSAASALYGYRGSNGVILITTKKGRSGTGLGVDFSTNSTFNTPASLLHWQDQYGAGAPVNGVATRFSDLQELRDSYYFAWGDKYDGTPSLSLDGKTRPYQAYGKDNVENFYRTGFSFSNTLAISGGNETTNFRLSFGNTKDESILPGTDFGRNNVSLSLNSAPNKKISIETNAQYISEKSHNRPYLNDSPRNPSFPTTFLTPGTDIRWLSNGYDENGGEADYFGANTYHTNPYFATQEDLNDDLRKRFIGSAKVNYNITDKIYAKAVIGIDDINYEYTEIEPTGINYNPGGSYENRVENRSEFNASGYLGYKGDIAKNLSLDAFVGANRQDNKYSGIKMKGNNFIVPFKYFYANTQPDKTEKLFSEREVNSLFYSADLGYKDFLYLSLTGREDWFSTLDPSNNSTFYPSVSSSFIYSQVIDLPEWMSYGKLRAGWGNVGGGLQEAYALSLTYTAPDGQTDSQGQPILGVNGETVPNKFLRPYNVSTIEFGFENTFFNNRVSTDLTFYQKRTTKDIADADISQASGYRTTKINVGEILNQGVEFAVNVKAIKTPSFSWSIGYNFAYNDSEVVSLSDKINTKSLEGNRDSRASVVLEKGQPFGVIKAYDYLRDSQGNIVIDTNGKFMRGNLIIAGQGVAPTSMGLSNDFQYKNFTLSVFVDAKFGGEIYSATNQLGTRYGLSEQTLPGREGGIQVSGKDVNGNPVNTTVSAYDYWRSYSDITSNFVYDADFVKLRAISFAYNFPKSTLSKTPFQAISLAFSAHNLWTIYDKVPNIDPESNYSNSNAQGLERASMPLTRNYGVSLNVKF; this is encoded by the coding sequence ATGAAACGAATTTTAGCAGTGTTAGGAATGGTATTGTTGAGCAGCTTAGGAGCTGTTGCGCAAAATCGATTAATAACAGGCATAGTAACAGATGCAGAGAACAAGGGAATTGTTGCTGCATCGATAGAGGTTCAGGGAAAACCGTTTAGCGCAGTTACAGACGCTGAAGGTAGATTCAAGATGAATGTTCCGGAAGGGAAGGTAACTTTAAATGTATCTTCTATAGGTTTTGCATCAAAACAAGTAGTTCTTCAGGAAAAAGAAAACCGTGTTGCGGTTGTATTAGGAGAAAATTTACAAGAATTAAAAGATGTTGTAGTAACTTCATTTGGAGTTAAGAAACAAAAGAAAGCGTTAGGTTATGCAGTCGGAGAAATTAAAGGCGACGACCTGACAAAAAATAAAGAGATTAACTTAGGAAATGCCCTTCAGGGAAAAATTGCCGGAGTTAACGTTTCTGCACCCGTTACAGGACCTTCAGGTTCAAGCCGTGTAGTAATTCGTGGAGCAACATCTGCTTCTGGATTAAACCAGCCTTTGTACGTTGTAGACGGAATTCCGATCGATAACAGCCAACAAGGAAACGCCGGAATGTATGGTGGAGCTGATAAAGGAGATGGTATGTCTTCTTTCAATCCTGACGATATCGCTTCGATGTCAGTATTAAAAGGTAGTGCCGCTTCTGCTCTTTACGGGTACAGAGGATCAAATGGTGTTATCTTGATTACTACTAAAAAAGGAAGAAGCGGAACTGGACTTGGTGTAGATTTTAGTACAAATTCTACTTTTAATACTCCGGCAAGTCTTTTGCACTGGCAAGATCAATACGGAGCTGGAGCACCAGTAAATGGTGTTGCAACAAGATTTTCTGACTTACAGGAACTTAGAGATTCTTACTATTTTGCATGGGGAGATAAATACGACGGAACGCCTTCTCTTTCGCTTGACGGAAAAACCAGACCTTACCAAGCTTACGGAAAAGACAACGTTGAAAATTTCTACAGAACTGGATTTTCTTTCAGTAATACTTTAGCAATTTCTGGCGGTAACGAAACAACTAATTTCAGGTTGTCTTTCGGAAACACAAAAGATGAGTCTATTTTACCGGGAACAGATTTTGGTAGAAATAACGTGTCTTTGAGTTTAAACTCAGCACCAAACAAAAAAATTAGTATCGAAACTAATGCACAATACATTTCAGAGAAAAGTCATAACAGACCTTATTTGAATGATTCACCAAGAAACCCTTCTTTCCCAACTACATTCTTGACTCCGGGAACAGATATTAGATGGCTTAGTAACGGATATGATGAAAACGGTGGTGAAGCAGATTATTTTGGTGCAAACACTTATCACACAAATCCTTATTTTGCAACACAAGAAGATCTTAACGATGACCTTAGAAAGCGTTTTATAGGTTCTGCAAAAGTTAACTATAATATTACCGATAAAATTTATGCAAAAGCTGTAATTGGTATTGATGATATTAATTATGAATATACTGAAATTGAACCTACAGGAATTAACTATAATCCAGGAGGATCTTATGAAAACAGAGTAGAGAATCGTTCTGAGTTTAATGCTTCGGGATATTTAGGTTACAAAGGCGATATTGCTAAAAATCTTTCATTAGATGCTTTTGTTGGAGCGAACCGTCAGGATAACAAATACAGTGGTATTAAAATGAAAGGTAACAACTTTATTGTGCCGTTTAAATATTTTTATGCCAATACTCAACCGGATAAAACAGAAAAATTATTTTCAGAAAGAGAAGTAAACTCTCTTTTCTACTCAGCAGATTTAGGATACAAAGATTTCTTATATCTTAGTTTAACAGGTCGTGAAGATTGGTTCTCTACTTTAGATCCATCAAACAACAGTACTTTTTATCCATCTGTAAGTTCAAGTTTCATTTATTCTCAAGTTATCGATTTACCGGAATGGATGTCTTACGGAAAATTAAGAGCAGGTTGGGGTAATGTAGGAGGCGGATTGCAAGAAGCTTATGCTTTGTCATTGACTTATACTGCGCCAGACGGACAAACAGATTCTCAGGGACAACCAATTTTGGGAGTTAATGGAGAAACAGTTCCAAATAAATTTTTGAGACCTTATAATGTAAGTACAATCGAATTTGGTTTCGAAAATACATTCTTTAATAACAGAGTAAGTACAGATTTGACTTTCTATCAAAAGAGAACAACAAAAGATATTGCTGATGCTGATATTTCTCAAGCTTCAGGTTACAGAACTACAAAAATCAACGTGGGAGAAATCCTGAATCAAGGTGTTGAATTTGCAGTAAATGTAAAAGCGATTAAAACACCAAGTTTCTCTTGGAGCATTGGCTATAACTTTGCTTACAATGATAGTGAAGTAGTAAGTCTTTCGGATAAAATCAATACAAAATCATTAGAAGGAAACAGAGATTCAAGAGCTTCTGTAGTATTAGAAAAAGGTCAGCCTTTTGGAGTAATCAAAGCTTATGATTATTTGAGAGATTCACAAGGAAACATTGTAATCGATACAAATGGTAAATTCATGAGAGGAAATTTAATCATTGCAGGACAAGGTGTTGCGCCAACTTCAATGGGACTTTCGAATGATTTTCAATATAAAAATTTCACACTTTCGGTTTTTGTAGATGCTAAATTTGGAGGAGAAATCTATTCTGCAACAAACCAATTAGGAACTCGTTACGGATTGTCAGAACAAACACTTCCTGGTCGTGAAGGCGGAATTCAGGTATCTGGAAAAGATGTTAACGGAAATCCTGTAAACACAACAGTTTCTGCATACGATTACTGGAGAAGTTATAGTGATATTACATCAAATTTTGTTTACGATGCTGATTTCGTAAAATTAAGAGCGATTTCTTTTGCTTATAATTTTCCAAAATCTACTTTGTCAAAAACACCATTTCAAGCGATTAGCTTAGCGTTTTCTGCTCATAATTTATGGACAATTTATGATAAAGTTCCAAACATCGATCCAGAATCAAACTATTCTAATAGTAATGCACAAGGACTTGAAAGAGCGTCTATGCCTTTGACAAGAAACTACGGAGTAAGTCTTAATGTCAAATTTTAA
- a CDS encoding mannose-6-phosphate isomerase, with protein MSIKNYPLQFEPILKERIWGGEKLNTVLNKPIVSKITGESWELSTVEGDVSVVANGKLKGKSLTELIEKSPKAILGTKLYERFGNQFPLLFKYLDAREDLSIQVHPNDKLAKERHNSFGKTEMWYVMQADADARIIVGFKEDSSKEEYLENLNNNTLVSILDDVKAKAGDVFFLETGTVHAIGAGLVVAEIQQTSDITYRLYDFDRVDAQGNKRELHVDLALDAINYNKVDTHKKYETIQNQSNVVVDCPYFTTNFIPLDGTIDVSRNGETFTVYMCIEGSFGIRYENEIYKYEKGDTVLLPADITNYMLDGYAYVLEVFIS; from the coding sequence ATGAGCATAAAGAATTATCCTTTGCAATTTGAACCAATTTTGAAAGAGAGAATTTGGGGCGGAGAAAAATTAAATACAGTTCTTAATAAACCAATCGTTTCGAAAATTACAGGAGAAAGTTGGGAATTATCTACTGTAGAAGGAGATGTAAGCGTTGTTGCGAATGGTAAATTAAAAGGAAAATCATTAACAGAATTAATTGAAAAATCTCCAAAAGCAATTTTAGGAACGAAACTTTACGAACGATTTGGGAATCAGTTTCCGCTATTGTTTAAATATCTTGATGCTCGTGAAGATTTATCAATACAGGTTCATCCAAATGATAAATTGGCAAAAGAACGTCATAATTCTTTTGGTAAAACCGAAATGTGGTATGTAATGCAAGCCGACGCTGACGCAAGAATTATTGTAGGTTTTAAAGAAGATTCAAGCAAAGAAGAATATCTGGAAAATCTAAACAATAATACATTGGTTTCGATTTTGGACGATGTAAAAGCCAAAGCCGGAGATGTATTTTTTCTGGAAACAGGAACGGTTCATGCGATTGGAGCGGGATTGGTCGTTGCCGAGATTCAGCAAACATCGGATATTACGTATCGTTTGTATGATTTTGATAGAGTAGATGCTCAGGGAAATAAACGAGAATTGCATGTAGATTTGGCACTTGATGCAATTAATTATAATAAAGTAGATACACATAAAAAGTACGAAACGATTCAAAATCAATCAAATGTTGTGGTTGATTGTCCTTATTTTACAACGAATTTTATTCCGCTTGACGGAACAATTGATGTAAGTAGAAACGGCGAAACATTTACGGTTTATATGTGTATTGAAGGTTCTTTTGGAATTAGATATGAGAATGAAATTTATAAATATGAGAAAGGAGATACCGTTTTATTACCTGCAGATATAACTAATTATATGTTAGACGGTTATGCTTATGTTTTAGAAGTCTTTATTTCTTAA